The genomic DNA AAAAAACCATTTTTCTTTTTGTTCAATATTATCAACCGCGCCTTGTTTTTGATAAAGTTTTCTGTAAACCGTCCTATAATTAAGAATATCCTGACATAATATAACAAATGCTGTTGTACCAAAATCAGAGCCAAAAACACCTCTACCAAAATGTAACATATTTATAATAGTATTAGAACCCAGTAGTATTTTACGTAATTTTTCATAGGTTGATAAAAACATCCATACAGGTATGTTTATCATAGATAAATAGCCTGTCTTTTTGCATATATTAAGTGATTTTTCCATAAAAACTGTACTCATATCACTTTTTGTATCCGGATAATTTTTTTTAACATAATTCGACAACTTAATGTCCATTCCTCTATTTCCCATATAGGGCGGATTTGTACATACCACGTCATATTTCTGGCTCATTATTTTTGCCTGCTTAACCAAAGCCGGTAACTTTTCCAGGATTATATTTTTATATTCACGTTCATATATATACTTCGGCTCTTCATCACTTATCTCTTCCAATCTTCTCTCTATTGCTTCAAAATCTACAGGCTTTACTTTAAGTATTGATCCATACTCCCTGGCATCAGAAAATATATCCGTGAGATACTCAATATCTGCTTTCAATTTATCCTTCTCTTCTCCTGTAATTCCCTGCAATATATAATTTATCAGCTCTTCCAGCTTCCCGCTTTCCTTTAAGCCATTGCTTTCCTGTATGGCACATACATTAATATTTATATCTTCCCTGAATATCCTTCTGCTTTTGCCCCTTGCCTTCATCATTACTGCAAAATAGGCAAGTTGAGCCGCCCTGTCATCTATATCCAGCCCGTACAGGTTGTTTTCAAGAATATGCTTCGGAATATCCCTCTCCGAATATCCTTCACTCTTGTAGATATCATAAAGCACATCAAAGGCATACACCAATATATGCCCGCTTCCCATTGCAGGATCCAGCACCTTTATATCCTCTGGCCTTATACCCTTACTTTTAGCCCGTATTTCTTCCAACTGTTTATGAACGTCAGGCTCCTGCTCAGCTTCCTCAAGATAATATTTCCATTTACTCTTCAGCTCTTCATTGGGATGCCCTTCAAGCCATAGTCTCCCCAGGGAGTTTTCAACCATGTATTTAACAATCCAATCGGGTGTAAATAACTGGGTAGCAGCAGGAATATTTTCTTTGGTTATCTTGATATTTTTCTTTAGCCCCTCAAATACCTCATCTTTCTTTTCCGAGATATAATACTGGTACATCCAGCCTATGATTTCTACCTGCTCTTTGAAATCTTCCTCTGATATATCATCTACCAGCCGCCTTATGACAGATCCTTCACCAAGAAGATTTGAAGGCAAAAGTATTTCTGTATAATCCTCTATCTCTTCAAACAATCCGGGAAGGATTTCATTTAAAGCATTACACTGCTTTACAAGCAGATACCTGTACAAGGCTTCAGTATCATTATAATCCTGCAGTGTATACACCAGTTCTCTATCTAAATCCAGGTCCAAATTAAGTGCTTCCTTAACAATATCCGGTTCCTTCCTGCCTGGTTCAATAGAGGACAATACCCTCACTCCTGTAGGAATATAATCATTAACTTCCATGAAACGCAGGGCAATAAACCTGTTAAACCAGGTGTATGCCACTTCCTCTATCACATTGTTAAATCCTTTTTCCTTTATCCTCGAAACAAGGCTCTTTCTTTGAGCCATCTCTGTCTTGTTCAGATTCCTGTTTCCTATTATCATTGTATCTGATGCAGAGACTTCAGGCTCTTTTATCTCTTTTTCGGTTATTCCTATCTCATATGCTTTCTGCTTTATATCTTCAATAAGCTTTTTCCTGGCCCATACTGCAAAATTCTTTATTGCGGTTTTATCCACGCTGTTGCCTCCCTAGACAAGTTTTATTATTACTCCATCTTCTAACTCACTTTTTAACCTATTCCTTATCTCATTTACCACATCCTCTATGTCGGATTCACTCTCAATACTTTTTGTTCCACGAAGAATATTGGCAATACTCATATTTACCGTTTTCTTATATTTCCCGGATTGATCTTCTACAATTGATTGATTATCTGGTACTTCGGAATCTATTGGAAGTTTATCAGATTTTCTTTTTGCAATTTCTCCTGCAATTTCATCAAAGCATCTCAATTTTAGCCTGTCACTTTCTTCCTTCATGGCTATGGCTTCATAGAAATTATTGGCATGGTCCAATCTGTATAGCAGGTCATCAAATCTACTCTTAAATCTATCAAAAAGTACAGGCTTGAATTCGTGCTCGTTCAATTCTTCGATTACCTTGTTATAATCACTCTCAATTATCTGCCTTACAGGCTTGCATTCTACTTCCAGAAGATCAGTAAATCTATCATTAAACCCGTCGATAAGGCCAGGCAGTTTATGGATATGGGAATATGGTTCTTTGCTTTCAACAATTCTTTTCATCTGTTCTACTAAATCCATAACTTCTTTATCCAGTACATAGGTCTTGTTGCTGTTGTATATATCTATCTTGTGGACAGCCTTGTCAAAGAATTCCTTCTGATTGCTGTCAAAAAACTTTTTAACATCGATAGAATCATCAGCATAATCCAGCAGCATATCCTTTTCTCTCTGCAATTCATCGTAAAATTCTTTCGCATCATCTATCTTACAAATCTTCTCTAAGACTTCTTTTCCTTCTTCGAGAATTTCTTGTCCCGGATACCTGGATTGTTTGTAGTAAACAAGCAATTCATTTATTTTTGCAATTTCATCCCTGGCCAGTTCTTTAAACTTTCTCATAAGGCCGTCCTCGTCAGAAGGAACAGCAGTAATATTGAACAGTTCCTTGCATAGTTCCCTGGCATTGCTAATCTGGTGTGCAGGCACCTTTATCCTCTTTTCAATAAGGAGCCGGTCAACATAATCCCTCTTGGTCAGATATTTGACAATCTCCCTGTCCTGAATATCCAGGTACTGGCTATTAAGTTGTAACTTTATTTCCTGTTCTTTATATAATTTGGCAACCAGCCATTCAATATCCTCTTCAAGCCATCCGTAAGGAGCTTTTTCATAAATGCCAAGAATTGTTTTCATGGTTACAGGTATGCTTCGTGTAGTATTCCTTTCTATATAGCCTGTTATTTCATCCAAGGCAAGTTTATTTGGAGATACAGCATCTTTTAGTACAATCTGCTCATTATCGGCAAATATATCATAAAGGTCCTTAGTGGTAGTGAAATAATTAATATAATCAAGTTTTGTATAAATCCCTTCAATGAGCACCCTGAAACCATCATTTATTCTTTCCACCGGATTTTTTTTCTTTATTTCAAGCCTCTGAGAATTAGCATACATGTCCGAATTTTCTATGGCTTCAATCAAAAGCCTTTTTATCCTCTCATTTCGTCCTACAAGTTCCCTTCTCTTTGTATCCTTAATTTCTTCAATTTTTTGAGTTAAAGAAGTACCACCTTTTCTCCTCAGGAAGGTTTCAATTTTCAATACTTCCTCCATTTCAACAAGGAAAGTAGTATCATTGGGAAGTTTAACAATTAAATTGTTTTCCCTCATAGACATTAGTTTAAGTTCATTATCGGTAAGTTCTTCTCCGGTATCGTAGTAGGGAGTTATTATTTTAAGACCTATATCGTTGCCCTGGTTGCCTCTGAAGAATCTGTCATCTACCACCTGGTTAAAACTAAAGTTGTATCTTGAAGAATATTTATACTTCTTATCTGGATAGATTTCATCAAAGATAATTTCAGAAACTTTCTGAATTACCTCTCCTAAATCCACATTGATGTTCTTTATTTCTCTGTCGATTTCCTGCTCCTCATGGGTGAGAAATATATATTCATCTCCATTTTTCTGAACAAGGGTTTCCTTTACCAGCCTTTTCAAAGAGTCTTCTATTTTCTTTTTGAGGTCTATTTTGTCCTCGTCAATATTAGTTACCATTAGGGTAGCCAGGTTCTCTATATTCGCAGGTATCTCCTTGACATATTTAGTCATGAAGAGAACTTTCAAAAGTTCTACATCAAAATCATTCAGATTATCATTTTCCTGAGCATGGATAATAACCGTCCTGATATTGGAATCAAGGAAGGCTTCAACAGTATCATAAAAGGCTGAAAAGGGTATTAGCGTTCCTATCTCCTGGTTCATATATTGTATAGCAGATTCCTGGAATGAACTAATCATGGAGCGCTCCCCTTCTGCCAGATGCTTACCGGAGGCTCCGTGTATCCTTATAGAAGTCAGCACCTGCTGAAGAAGATTGAATTGATAGGGTATAAAGGGGTAGCATTCTGTAAAATCTTCACTATCCTTGTATACCTTTTTTTCCGGAGTATCCGCTGAGAATGTGATAAGATTTTTAAGTATGGCATTTTTCTGCTCGTAAAGAAGTTTCAATGTATCCCTTGCTACGTCATTTTTTAATAGTATTCTTTTTCTGATTACCTCGTCAACATTGGCGCTGGAAAGACTAAGACGTGTATTGAATCTTCCCTGGATCTTGGAAAAATCATTTCCTTTTACTTTTGTAACAGAATCAATATCCTGCTGGCTTGTAACAATAACCCAGGCTTTACCACCGCATTCAGTTCCCAAGTCTTCAACAACGGTTTGAAGATTTAGCATCAATTGAGAGTTATCTCCAATATATTGGCCAATTTCGTCGACCATGAAAATAACGTGATGGTTTTTCCCTTTCTTTTCTATATACTCTCTTACGCGCCTGGCAAATTTCTCAACACTCAGAGAATAATTTTCTTCTGCTTTTGCATACCAGTTCCGGGCTGCCTCCTGGCTCATCCTGGTACTTTTCGATAATGCTTCTACTATCGCATCTTCTTCATAGTAAAAATCCTCTCTTGCATCTGCCCATTCTCTTCCTGATATATCTTTAAATGTTTTTTTAAAATTTTCATAAACACCATCAGCTACCATTTGTCTTTCCAAGTCTGCTATCCAGGGCATTGAACTGCAAAAGCCCTGCATTTCATTGAATACCTTACTAAAAACTTTTACAATGGCGTCTTTGTTGGCTTTTGAATCAGAATCGCTCTTGGAATCAATGTTAAATAGAATAACGTCTGCTGAAGTGTCCCCGGCTAGTTTCATATCTGCCAGAACCATAGTGTCCTGTATTTTGTCAGTGAAATATTCAATTGCTCTTTTGCCTTCAACTACTCTATTCTCAAGGAGGTAAGATAGTATTTTGAGGAAATGGGATTTACCACTTCCAAAGAAACCTGAAATCCACACTCCCATTTTGTCAGTAGTGCCTATAATTCCTTTTTTATATGCTTCAAAGAAAGTATCAAAGTGTTTTGCCAATTCTCTCGTAACAACATATTCTTCAAGCTCCTGATGCACATTGCTGTCATCATCCTGGCCAACCTTAATTACACCTTTAATATCTCTGTTGATAGGTTTTTTAAATATATCTCTTATTAACATGTTCAATTCCTCCTCAATTTATGGTGAGTTATGAACCTGATTCCCGCTAATATCTTTCCACTAATTTAAATGCTCTATAATAGTTATCATCCTTAATATCTTCAAAAAGCACCAATTCAAGTCCATCATATACTCCTGGGAAAAACATAATTACAGGTACTTCATCCAAAACCTGATGAAGGTTATTTAACACTGTATGTGAGCGGATAATCGGCCATATCTTTCCCACACCGGTTATAAATACTACATCTCCTTTTTCTACCCTATCTCTTATATACTGGATAATAAGGTCATTCTTTTCTGTAAGCCTCAATGCCTTTTTCGTAGCGTTAAATACAAATTCACTGCCCTTTACCTGTTCCATTTCAAAATTTTTCTTTAGATAACCTTTGGCTTCAAGAAGTTCCAGCATTATTTCGTACAAGTCAAATTCCTTTATTTTAAAACCGTAATTCCCTTCATTTATTTTCTGCTTTAGATAATTCACATGGTCTCTCACAAGCATTTCGTACCTGGGCTCATAGTCAAATATATAATATCCTATTTCATTCCCAAGTCCTGTATTTTTCCTGAATGATTCTTTCATAATCCTGTCTATGATTTCATCAAGCCTTTGATAAATAGTTTTCACTTACATCTCTCCTATCAGCGCATTAAGGTATTTTATGTCTCCAATCTCTTTAAGGTGTTGCACTATTTCTTCTTCTATTATTGGCTTAACTATTTCCCTGTTTTCTTTCTGGCCTTTTATGAAACCAGCTTCAAACAGGATACGGATATAAACCTGCTTTAATTTATAGAATGTATAGTCAGTCCATGATGCCACTTTTTCACTTTGTTCCCTTTTTCTATCAAAGAATATATGAAAATCCTTATCTTGCAACGTAAAATCTCTCATCATTATTTTTTCTCTAAATACTTCATACATAAATTCGAAAAATAACCTGTCTGTTTTCATAATAGAGTAGATAATTATTTGCTTGCTGGTTCTTATTTCACCATTCGCTATTTTTTGAATAAAAAAATCATCAATAGCATTTAATCTTTGAAGCACTATTGATGCAATTTCACTTCTTCGTGTTTCTGTGTTTACCTGAAAAATATTATCGTTTCTTGCTTTGTCTTTTATCTCAGAGTTCTTAAATCCTTGAATTATCAGTTCTGCAGCCTTCTTTGTCTCTTTAAATAAGAATGGTCTTGTTTTTATTGTAGATTTATATTCTAACGTTTCTGCCATAATTTCCCTTCTTTCCGGGCTACTTTTTCGATATTTTATTTTAATTATATATACTAATTAGAATATTATACAAGTTTGAGTATAAATCGCGCCTATTTTCGATAATGTTAGTTTCTTCTACAAATTTTATGGAACATTGCTATGAAGAGCAAAATGATTTTTGTAAGTTACTTCTCCCATACCAATAGATATCTCCAGAAGAGTTTTCGCTGAATTGTTGCTTTCGGTATATGTTTATTTGCCAATGACCTTATTTCATCAATCGTCATATATGTATCATGTCTGCCATGTCTTTCCCAAACTTCTTTTGCATGCTCATCGTCTTTTTTTAGCCTGCCGTTTTTTATCAAGTTCATTATAATATTAGGAAAGAAAGCAAAGCTCCATATAAAATAATCATTTAATGATTTTGCTTTTACCAGGTCCAATATAATGAGTTTACCGCCTTTTTTAAGTTTGTCCCTTGCGAAACAAAGAAGCCATTCATAAGGCAAATGATGTGCTGTAGCCGTTGTTATAATAACATCAAGGCTATCGTTTTGAAATTCCATTTCAAGAATGTTCCCGCAAATATACTCAATATTATTGCCGGGATGTAAAATTTTTGCCTTATCAATCATTTTATCTGCAAGGTCAACTGCAATTACTTTATTAGATTTTTTAGATAGCATAAATGAGAGTTCGCCTTTGCCACAGCCAATGTCAAGGCAAGTTTCCGCATTATCCGGTACAAGTTTTATGAGTTGATTATAATAACAGTTATTATGATTCCATTTCGGGTCCTCTAATTCTGATATCTCATTGAAGTCGGCTTTTACAATATTATATTCTTCCATATTCACTTCCATAGTCTTTTTCCACCTTTAACTCTATATTCTTAATCTATTTTCGTTTGTTTTCAGCCACTTCCGGCTTTCATGATAGTTTGGCAGTATAGACATTACAAGATTCCAGAAGTCCTTTGAATGGTTCATAATTTTTAAATGGCACAATTCATGTACAACCACATAATCGATTATATCAACAGGAGCCATGATTAATCTCCAGTTTAAATTAATATTTCCCTTTCTACTGCAACTTCCCCATCTGGTTTTCTGGTCTTTTATAACCACTTTGCCGGGAGCTGCCTTGACTTGTAAAGAATATTTATCAAATCTTTCTTTAACAATTTCAGCAAAACGCTGCCTGTACCATTTTATTAATGCTTCTTTTATTACCTGTTTCCTGGTTTCGGCCGACAAACCCTGGGATATGTACACTTCCATAGTGTTCTTCTTAATAAATACCTCAGGCTTGCCACAATTTCTTTCCACTATTTCAAGGATATATTCCCTACCAAGGTACAATAATTTCTCTCCGTTTATAAACTGCCTGCAAACTGAATTTGAACTTCTTTCTCGTACTTCACTAACTTTTTTTATAACCCAATCTGCCTTTTTCTGTACAACTTCGGAAATATGCTTTTCGCTGACACCGAAAGGGGCATGAACTTTCACTTCGCCATTTCTGTCAACAATTATCCCTATTGTTTTTCTTTTAGTTCTTAACAAAGTATAATAAATTCTACTTTTATCATAGTTTTCGATATAATATTTATCTTTCATTTTATCCTCTCATTAGCCTTTTTAATGACTTCATTAATAAAATCAGCTTTACACTCCGAGTACTCCAATAAATTGTTAATACCTTTGGATATTATAGTTTTTTTCAACTCTGAATATCTCATCGCTTCATCATCAATTAGATATTTTTCAAGGGGTAAGGACCTTACCCCTATCATGATGTCAATTATAGGTTTTGCCCAAATTCCGGGAACAGATGTGCTTCCTATATGTTCAATACCCAGAATCATGCTTCCAAGAGCACTGCATAGTTGTTCTTTTTCTACAATATACAACCTTGCCCATTCAGGGTTATATTCTTCAATGTGAATTATCTCGTTAAATTCCATTAGTACCCACCTTATCCACCTTTAATAAGCATTTCTGTTTCAGAAACAAGTTTCTTAAGCATATTTATTCCTTCTCTTGTAGTATCTCTATCAGCAGAAAGCAATGTAATAATCTCATCTGTTCTACTTTTGTAATTCTTGGGCTTTATACAAAAACCATTTATCATTTTGACTGCTTTTATGTCCACATACATATATAAATATCATCCCTATCAACATTATCCTCAGCAAACTTTAAGGAAAAGGAAGCCTCAAACATAAAGAATTGAACTACTGCATCTTTTAAAACATGAGGATAGGGCTTGGTTTTTGCCTTTAATTCAGAAATTTTGCCCCTAGGATCTGCAAGTATTTTGCAAATCGAAATTTCGCCCATAAATATTACATTTTAAAAAGTCTTGTTTTTTTAGTACCATGGGAGTAACGGACTCTCCATAAAAATTTATTGGTTCTCCGACTACTTTTCCTCCAAGTTTTTTTAAAATGCCTACAGTAATATCCCTTGCTTCAATAAGAATTTTCTCAGCACCCAGATTAAAAATTTCATTTAATGAAAATAGGGCTAGTTTTTTACCAATACCTTGTCCCCGCAGCCTTTTTTTAACCGCAAATCTCCCCCAATGCCATTGATCTTTTTCAATCCATCCTGCCACTACACCCACAATTTCAGAATCTATCCTTGCACACCACCAAATTGGTTTAAAGTCTTCTTTTATATTATGTAACTCTGCTGGTATGTTTTGCTCACATGTAAAAACATCCCTTAATAGAATAAGGGCTTCATCCATATGATTCATTGGTAATCTCTCTATTATTAATTCCATGTAATTTTTGCTCCCTTTCCGTTCTGACAGTTACTTATTAAATGTCCTTACTTAACCACATTATTTAGCTACATCCTGTTTTATATTAATATAACATAATAACACTGCTTCGTCTCTCATAAGTAGTATCAACGGCTTTTTTAGATACCTTTGCTTTATTGTATATTCTTATAAATTCATCAAATTCTTTCGGATTGCTTTCCGCTGGACATCCATCCAGTTTCAAAGTCATTTTTTCCTTAATATTTCAAATTTTCTTTTCCCAATTTGTTGTTTTTCCAATCGTATAAACTTCTCATTCCTGACTTTCTGTTTTTTATTCATACAAAGACCTATAATAGTATCTGAAGAACAGATTTCATAAAGTGCATCTAATAATTTATCTATAACATTTTCTTCATTTCCTTCCCAATTCACCAATTTGCCATATGGAACGTCAGTAATAATAATATCTGGCTTTATATCAAGATTAATGGCTTTTAATGCATCGCTCTGAAAAACTATAAATTCGATATCAGTTTTAATTAAATCTCTAAGTATGATAGCGCTATGCTTTGCATCAATATGTGACTGCTTTTGATAACTTTCTATCATTTGTTCAATCTCTATTATTCGTCTATTTATTCCTTCTTTGCTTAATAGTGATAGATTTTTTTCTGCAATATTAAGTATCTCTCTATTAATGTCGCTTCCAATAATTCTTCTAATTGTTCCCTGATTTAAAAATCCTAAAATAGTGAGTAAATAACCTCCACCGCAACAACAATCATATAAACAAATATTTTTTTTTATTGATGAATACTGCAAGCACCTGCAGAATATTTCCTGTGCTAATCTTACCGGAAAATTTGTCATACCTTTCACATTATACAGGACACGACCAGCAGAAAAGTCTTCATAATTATCATTTTTGGCATATTTGTATTCCATAAAAAACCTCACCGCTCTTAATACTCAGTATCTTTATTTCCTTTTCCTGCGCTCTATCTACATAAAACGATATTCAACTTTGCTGTTTGGTTGTTTTTCCATTTGGACATTAATATATTTTTTTCCCTAAAATTAATAAATCACGTTTAACTCCATCGAAATTTGCAATTTCCGGTAAAAAGCCCCATTTCTCAAAACCAAAATCTGAAAATAATCTAATGCTGGGTTCATTGTGTCCAAAGATAAAACTAAGTAGTGTATCAATTTCTAACGTTGGACATTCTTCTATGACCTTGTTTAAAACCTTTTTACCAATCCCCTTACCTCTGTAATTTTCATGGAGGTAAATACTTATTTCAGCAGTTGCATTAAAGGCCGGCCTTCCATAAAAAGATTGAAGACTTACCCAACCACATGTTTTACCTTCATGTTCCACGATCCATAAGGGTCTTTTTTCAGGATTATGTTCATTAAACCAATTTAATTTATCATCTACAGATAAAGGTTCAGTATCACCTGTCACCATTCTACTTGGAATTGTTGAATTATAAATATCCACAATAACTGGCAAATCATTAATTACCGCATTCCTAAATGTAATGTTTTCTAACATATAACTCACTCCTTTCAAATATTGTTAGATGAAACCATAAAATTTATCTTATATCTCCAAACATTATAATTATCATTATAAATTATAGGAAAATTTATAGCAGTTAATTAACAATTCTTTTTTCTTAGAAAGCAAACCCACTTCCCTCGGGGATTCAGTAGGGGTCTTGCAATCTCCCACTCAACAAGGTTATTATTATAATTTGCATCAATTCAGCTCCCGCTATAGAAGCGAGAGATTTCTTGATACCTGGTTAAATCTTGATTGAAAGAAATCCCGAAGCCAATCAGGATTTCTCCTGCACCTGCTACGGGATTTTGTAACGAACTTTGTTAACAAACTTCATTTTAACTCAACCACACATCTGTTCAGATAAATGGTTGCATTATGTCAATTTATATTATTTCAATTCCTCAGGAATTTCGGTTACTGTATCTGCTTTATATAAATTATAAACTGACATTATTACATCATAATATTCTATAATCCATTCATCTGATGAAAAACCT from Clostridiaceae bacterium includes the following:
- the pglX gene encoding BREX-1 system adenine-specific DNA-methyltransferase PglX, producing the protein MDKTAIKNFAVWARKKLIEDIKQKAYEIGITEKEIKEPEVSASDTMIIGNRNLNKTEMAQRKSLVSRIKEKGFNNVIEEVAYTWFNRFIALRFMEVNDYIPTGVRVLSSIEPGRKEPDIVKEALNLDLDLDRELVYTLQDYNDTEALYRYLLVKQCNALNEILPGLFEEIEDYTEILLPSNLLGEGSVIRRLVDDISEEDFKEQVEIIGWMYQYYISEKKDEVFEGLKKNIKITKENIPAATQLFTPDWIVKYMVENSLGRLWLEGHPNEELKSKWKYYLEEAEQEPDVHKQLEEIRAKSKGIRPEDIKVLDPAMGSGHILVYAFDVLYDIYKSEGYSERDIPKHILENNLYGLDIDDRAAQLAYFAVMMKARGKSRRIFREDININVCAIQESNGLKESGKLEELINYILQGITGEEKDKLKADIEYLTDIFSDAREYGSILKVKPVDFEAIERRLEEISDEEPKYIYEREYKNIILEKLPALVKQAKIMSQKYDVVCTNPPYMGNRGMDIKLSNYVKKNYPDTKSDMSTVFMEKSLNICKKTGYLSMINIPVWMFLSTYEKLRKILLGSNTIINMLHFGRGVFGSDFGTTAFVILCQDILNYRTVYRKLYQKQGAVDNIEQKEKWFF
- the brxC gene encoding BREX system P-loop protein BrxC translates to MLIRDIFKKPINRDIKGVIKVGQDDDSNVHQELEEYVVTRELAKHFDTFFEAYKKGIIGTTDKMGVWISGFFGSGKSHFLKILSYLLENRVVEGKRAIEYFTDKIQDTMVLADMKLAGDTSADVILFNIDSKSDSDSKANKDAIVKVFSKVFNEMQGFCSSMPWIADLERQMVADGVYENFKKTFKDISGREWADAREDFYYEEDAIVEALSKSTRMSQEAARNWYAKAEENYSLSVEKFARRVREYIEKKGKNHHVIFMVDEIGQYIGDNSQLMLNLQTVVEDLGTECGGKAWVIVTSQQDIDSVTKVKGNDFSKIQGRFNTRLSLSSANVDEVIRKRILLKNDVARDTLKLLYEQKNAILKNLITFSADTPEKKVYKDSEDFTECYPFIPYQFNLLQQVLTSIRIHGASGKHLAEGERSMISSFQESAIQYMNQEIGTLIPFSAFYDTVEAFLDSNIRTVIIHAQENDNLNDFDVELLKVLFMTKYVKEIPANIENLATLMVTNIDEDKIDLKKKIEDSLKRLVKETLVQKNGDEYIFLTHEEQEIDREIKNINVDLGEVIQKVSEIIFDEIYPDKKYKYSSRYNFSFNQVVDDRFFRGNQGNDIGLKIITPYYDTGEELTDNELKLMSMRENNLIVKLPNDTTFLVEMEEVLKIETFLRRKGGTSLTQKIEEIKDTKRRELVGRNERIKRLLIEAIENSDMYANSQRLEIKKKNPVERINDGFRVLIEGIYTKLDYINYFTTTKDLYDIFADNEQIVLKDAVSPNKLALDEITGYIERNTTRSIPVTMKTILGIYEKAPYGWLEEDIEWLVAKLYKEQEIKLQLNSQYLDIQDREIVKYLTKRDYVDRLLIEKRIKVPAHQISNARELCKELFNITAVPSDEDGLMRKFKELARDEIAKINELLVYYKQSRYPGQEILEEGKEVLEKICKIDDAKEFYDELQREKDMLLDYADDSIDVKKFFDSNQKEFFDKAVHKIDIYNSNKTYVLDKEVMDLVEQMKRIVESKEPYSHIHKLPGLIDGFNDRFTDLLEVECKPVRQIIESDYNKVIEELNEHEFKPVLFDRFKSRFDDLLYRLDHANNFYEAIAMKEESDRLKLRCFDEIAGEIAKRKSDKLPIDSEVPDNQSIVEDQSGKYKKTVNMSIANILRGTKSIESESDIEDVVNEIRNRLKSELEDGVIIKLV
- a CDS encoding DUF1788 domain-containing protein, whose protein sequence is MKTIYQRLDEIIDRIMKESFRKNTGLGNEIGYYIFDYEPRYEMLVRDHVNYLKQKINEGNYGFKIKEFDLYEIMLELLEAKGYLKKNFEMEQVKGSEFVFNATKKALRLTEKNDLIIQYIRDRVEKGDVVFITGVGKIWPIIRSHTVLNNLHQVLDEVPVIMFFPGVYDGLELVLFEDIKDDNYYRAFKLVERY
- a CDS encoding DUF1819 family protein, with product MAETLEYKSTIKTRPFLFKETKKAAELIIQGFKNSEIKDKARNDNIFQVNTETRRSEIASIVLQRLNAIDDFFIQKIANGEIRTSKQIIIYSIMKTDRLFFEFMYEVFREKIMMRDFTLQDKDFHIFFDRKREQSEKVASWTDYTFYKLKQVYIRILFEAGFIKGQKENREIVKPIIEEEIVQHLKEIGDIKYLNALIGEM
- a CDS encoding class I SAM-dependent methyltransferase; translation: MEEYNIVKADFNEISELEDPKWNHNNCYYNQLIKLVPDNAETCLDIGCGKGELSFMLSKKSNKVIAVDLADKMIDKAKILHPGNNIEYICGNILEMEFQNDSLDVIITTATAHHLPYEWLLCFARDKLKKGGKLIILDLVKAKSLNDYFIWSFAFFPNIIMNLIKNGRLKKDDEHAKEVWERHGRHDTYMTIDEIRSLANKHIPKATIQRKLFWRYLLVWEK
- a CDS encoding M48 family metallopeptidase, which translates into the protein MKDKYYIENYDKSRIYYTLLRTKRKTIGIIVDRNGEVKVHAPFGVSEKHISEVVQKKADWVIKKVSEVRERSSNSVCRQFINGEKLLYLGREYILEIVERNCGKPEVFIKKNTMEVYISQGLSAETRKQVIKEALIKWYRQRFAEIVKERFDKYSLQVKAAPGKVVIKDQKTRWGSCSRKGNINLNWRLIMAPVDIIDYVVVHELCHLKIMNHSKDFWNLVMSILPNYHESRKWLKTNENRLRI
- a CDS encoding GrpB family protein, with amino-acid sequence MEFNEIIHIEEYNPEWARLYIVEKEQLCSALGSMILGIEHIGSTSVPGIWAKPIIDIMIGVRSLPLEKYLIDDEAMRYSELKKTIISKGINNLLEYSECKADFINEVIKKANERIK
- a CDS encoding GNAT family N-acetyltransferase, with the protein product MELIIERLPMNHMDEALILLRDVFTCEQNIPAELHNIKEDFKPIWWCARIDSEIVGVVAGWIEKDQWHWGRFAVKKRLRGQGIGKKLALFSLNEIFNLGAEKILIEARDITVGILKKLGGKVVGEPINFYGESVTPMVLKKQDFLKCNIYGRNFDLQNTCRS
- a CDS encoding N-acetyltransferase codes for the protein MLENITFRNAVINDLPVIVDIYNSTIPSRMVTGDTEPLSVDDKLNWFNEHNPEKRPLWIVEHEGKTCGWVSLQSFYGRPAFNATAEISIYLHENYRGKGIGKKVLNKVIEECPTLEIDTLLSFIFGHNEPSIRLFSDFGFEKWGFLPEIANFDGVKRDLLILGKKIY